The following are encoded in a window of Harmonia axyridis chromosome 7, icHarAxyr1.1, whole genome shotgun sequence genomic DNA:
- the LOC123683867 gene encoding probable asparagine--tRNA ligase, mitochondrial: protein MKKMGFRHIYSKINLNFTRNFKYFYSSLEKYDIANLLKEPQIGNEVIMKGWIANVRKQKQHIFLDLNDGSTSDRLQVIVPSSLDCNIKDLLPGSSVRMMGFLTLSPKGNVEVFAKDLKVLSKCSTEEGYPFAPRKQYSPEYLRQYFHLRSKTRKFSSLLRVRSAAAFAFHSAFKDEGFTNVHTPILTSNDCEGAGEAFKVVPDNENLLKQMAKPKIPSDEIFFDRKSYLTVSGQLHLEAIANGLGKVYTFGPTFRAENSKSRLHLAEFYMIEAEIPFLQEIKPLLKTVEGLIKKVTSHLLENNLADIHTCQELQKNELEWINKEFPILTYDEALKIIADCSSEFQEPVDLQNGIKKEHELFLVKYLGNIPTFIIDWPKDDKPFYMKEKSDDNTKVSAFDLLAPGVGEIVGGSLREDDLVKLSEKIPDNANLNWYLDLRKYGGVPTGGFGLGFERFLQAILKIENIKDTIPFPRWPHNCSM, encoded by the exons atgaaaaaaatgggtTTTCGGCATATTTACtccaaaataaatttaaatttcactagaaatttcaaatatttttattcttcacTTGAAAAGTATGATATAGCAAATCTCCTGAAAGAACCCCAAATAGGAAATGAAGTTATAATGAAG GGTTGGATTGCAAATGTTCGTAAACAGAAACAACACATTTTTTTAGATTTGAATGATGGCTCCACTTCTGACAGGTTACAAGTTATTGTACCTTCCTCTTTAGATTGCAATATCAAAGACCTACTTCCTGGATCATCAGTCAGAATGATGGGATTTCTGACTTTATCTCCTAAAGGAAATGTTGAAGTATTTGCAAAAGATCTTAAAGTTCTATCGAAATGCAGTACAGAAGAAGGTTATCCCTTTGCACCCAGAAAACAATACTCGCCAGAATATTTAagacaatattttcatttgagatcTAAAACAAGAAAGTTCTCATCTCTGTTACGAGTTAGAAGTGCAGCAGCTTTTGCATTTCACTCAGCATTTAAAGATGAGGGTTTTACAAATGTTCACACACCAATTTTAACCTCGAATGATTGTGAAGGTGCTGGTGAAGCATTTAAAGTCGTTCCTGATAATGAGAATTTGTTGAAACAAATGGCAAAACCAAAGATaccaagtgatgaaattttttttgacagGAAATCATATCTAACTGTTTCTGGACAACTGCATTTAGAGGCCATTGCAAATGGACTTGGTAAAGTTTACACATTTGGTCCGACATTTAGAGCAGAAAACTCCAAATCAAGACTGCATCTGGCTGAATTTTATATGATAGAAGCTGAAATTCCATTTTTACAAGAAATAAAGCCACTTTTGAAAACAGTAGAAGGTTTGATAAAAAAAGTAACAAGTCATTTGTTGGAAAATAATCTTGCCGACATACATACCTGCCAGGAACTACAGAAAAACGAACTCGAATGGATAAATAAAGAATTTCCTATTCTCACTTATGATGAAGCGCTTAAAATTATTGCGGACTGTTCTTCGGAATTTCAAGAACCTGTAGATTTGCAGAATGGAATCAAAAAAGAACACGAACTATTTTTAGTGAAATATTTAGGAAACATACCCACCTTCATTATTGATTGGCCTAAGGATGATAAACCTTTCTACATGAAGGAAAAGAGTGATGACAACACAAAG GTGTCCGCATTTGATTTACTAGCACCAGGAGTTGGAGAAATTGTGGGAGGCAGTTTACGTGAAGATGATCTGGTAAAATTAAGCGAGAAGATTCCAGATAATGCTAATTTGAATTGGTACCTAGATTTAAGAAAATACGGTGGGGTACCAACCGGAGGGTTTGGCCTAGGTTTTGAAAGATTCCTTCAAGCGATtctcaaaatcgaaaatataaaaGATACAATACCATTCCCAAGATGGCCACATAATTGTTCCATGTGA
- the LOC123683865 gene encoding protein FAM114A2, which translates to MDNSDSEYFESADEDIQTDEEVKEKKHEIKIIGNKESNDKVLKGEDEKLNLKSSSKFNQSQNIDKSDASWEIPKIVDCMKIKNKEIDTHDSLSHKQKSEDLSLSNVKNVNIDSHSSTSSHIQKFEATDIFNHEAEHSSGNSNDKPIEKSRNKETKSNEVNIKPKLGNKITKKLVEFEASPEKKVSKAVENPKEDCEVKKMVVATENLQIEEENLWGDDELDWEAEAKVDSKNEFHQSPSVDNASKRLGEEKHNNESDSWSSWSNWGVSVLSSATQSVSSITNQITNVIESGIGAVDPEELARIEREEKRNRDQRNNTENFAGNKGEQENASTENSYGSFGLGNLVKLVENTGTKVISGGLDTLESIGKKTMEVLQEGDPGLKKKRAFLKIDQEKPVLSQILREAKERAENGQKTSEQTSIKKWKNYETLFDDHHGLVHLEALELLSKQCEIKLKNIQSSMSGDEFTEFSETMDQIKELCELPDEEEEEQISIEEIKDKLRKAVAELGIQINYDKLVTNWEETEIWLGTLDLEVCDEKEVHQQAIETLAEMTSTAMEQFHKAGELLLIKDRRSTAAEADCLVQITATLISLIGIVAAKFCEKLNGKVANNKEVSGLITNVFFEAANSSSYIQDALQILIPVLQVGAI; encoded by the exons ATGgataattcagatagtgaataTTTCGAAAGTGCTGATGAAGATATTCAAACTGACGAAgaagtaaaagaaaaaaaacatgaaattaaaataattggGAATAAAGAGAGTAACGATAAAGTATTGAAAGGCGAAGATGAAAAATTGAACCTGAAAAGCAGTTCTAAATTCAATCAGTCCCAAAATATTGATAAATCAGATGCCTCTTGGGAAATTCCAAAAATTGTGGAttgtatgaaaattaaaaataaagaaatagacaCTCATGATTCCTTAAGCCATAAACAGAAATCTGAAGACTTATCTCTTTCGAATGTTAAAAATGTAAATATAGATAGTCATAGTTCTACTTCTAGTCACATACAAAAATTTGAAGCAACAGATATTTTCAATCATGAAGCGGAACATTCATCTGGAAATAGTAATGATAAACCAATAGAGAAAAGTAGGAATAAAGAAACTAAAAGTAATGAAGTTAACATTAAACCTAAACTAGGTaataaaatcacaaaaaagCTTGTAGAGTTTGAGGCATCTCCAGAAAAAAAAGTatcaaaagcagttgaaaacCCAAAAGAGGATTGTGAAGTGAAGAAAATGGTTGTTGCAACTGAAAATCTCCAAATAGAAGAGGAAAACTTGTGGGGTGATGACGAATTGGACTGGGAAGCAGAAGCCAAGGTAGACAGTAAAAATGAGT TTCATCAAAGTCCATCAGTTGATAACGCAAGTAAAAGGTTGGGTGAAGAGAAACATAATAATGAATCGGATAGTTGGTCAAGTTGGAGCAATTGGGGAGTGTCAGTTCTCTCATCTGCTACACAGAGTGTCTCTTCCATAACTAACCAGATAACGAATGTAATCGAATCCGGAATAGGTGCAGTTGATCCAGAAGAACTGGCCAGAATTGAACGGGAAGAGAAAAGAAACAGAGATCAGAGAAATAACACAGAAAATTTTGCGGGAAACAAAGGAGAACAAGAAAATGCATCTACAGAGAATTCTTATGGAAGTTTCGGTTTAGGAAATTTGGTGAAGTTAGTGGAGAACACag gtacAAAAGTAATTAGTGGTGGGTTAGATACTCTCGAAAGTATAGGTAAAAAGACTATGGAAGTTCTCCAAGAAGGAGATCCcggtttgaagaaaaaaagggcgTTTCTTAAAATAGACCAAGAAAAACCTGTCCTCTCGCAAATTCTCAGAGAAGCGAAAGAAAGGGCTGAAAATGGGCAGAAAACTTCTGAAcaaacttcaataaaaaaatggaaaaattacgaAACTCTGTTCGACGACCATCATGGCTTAGTGCATTTAGAAGCATTAGAATTATTATCGAAACAATGCGAAATTAAACTGAAAAATATCCAGAGCTCGATGAGTGGCGATGAGTTCACTGAATTTTCCGAAACAATGGACCAGATCAAAGAGCTCTGTGAATTGCCGGACGAAGAAGAGGAAGAACAAATAAGcatcgaagaaatcaaagatAAGTTAAGAAAGGCTGTAGCGGAGTTGGGCATTCAGATAAACTACGACAAGTTGGTAACCAATTGGGAAGAGACTGAAATTTGGCTTGGTACTCTTGATTTGGAAGTTTGCGATGAAAAAGAGGTGCATCAACAGGCTATTGAGACTTTGGCAGAGATGACTTCAACGGCTATGGAGCAGTTCCATAAAGCTGGGGAACTTTTATTGATAAAAGATCGTAGAAGTACTGCTGCCGAAGCTGATTGTTTAGTACA GATAACAGCAACACTCATCTCTCTAATAGGAATAGTAGCTGCAAAATTCTGTGAAAAACTTAATGGTAAAGTTGCAAATAATAAAGAAGTCAGTGGCCTGATTACCAATGTATTTTTTGAG gcAGCCAATAGTAGCTCCTATATTCAAGATGCTCTTCAAATTCTCATTCCAGTTTTGCAGGTGGGGGCCATttga